ATGAGAACATGAGTGAGATCATTTATGggatctcagaatcacagaatgttggggactggaagggacctcaaaagctcatccagtgcaatccccccgccagagcaggaacacccagctgaggttccacaggaaggtgtccaggcgggtttgaatgtctgcagagaaggagactccacaacccctctgggcagcctgggccaggctctgccaccctcactgagaagtttcttctcaaatttaagtggaacctcttgtgttccaatttaaACTTTTTTACTTTTGTGCACTTGTGTTCTGAAGAGCAATTTAATTTTGCTGATGCTGTTGCAGAGCTTTGTAGCAGCCCCAGTAGCAGTGTTGGTCTGGACGTGGCAGCTTTCTGCTCATCTCTTGCTAGACTGTTGCTTCACTTCTTCTCTTTCCTGCAGACTGTCATAAACATTTATCCAGATCCTTCACCATTAGCAGCCTCTAAAACTTCCTTCATTAAGTACCTCATGTGCAACAAACATTTTTCCAAGTTTTGATGCTTTACCTCTTCATCCTTTCTATCAGGAGAAGCCTTTTGTGTCAGAAGCAGctcagaagagagagagagacttggTAGCCAAAGAAATTGAGAAGTTTCAGGTGTCTATTCAGACTCTGTGCCGGAATGCGCTGACGCTTGGCAGGATCATGGATTACATGCAGGAAGACATGGATGCCATGAAGAACGAGCTGCAGATGTggcggcaggagaacaggcagcatGCAGAAGCTCTGCAGAAAGAGCAAAGGTGAGTGTGCTCAGGGACAGTTTGCTTTATCTCTCAAGACAAGTTTCTGGCTTTGGGAGAGGAAAGAGTTTTGCTTCCGTTTTCCAAGCAAATTTGtcagaattttttgtttgttttagcatttttttttcctgtctgtattttttgtttgaagTGTTAAAGTATTAAGAGCTTTTCAGAAAGAGGATGCCCAGCCATTGCCTTGGCCAGCACTTCACCCAAAGTCTGAGGATGTGGAGAACAAAGAATGAATCCTCCAACATCCTGAAGAGTCTTGTGAGTCTGGTGACTGGTCATCAGAAAAATGGGGTTAAAGCCAAGTATGTTTGAAACAACAGACCTTGTCAACACAGCACTCATAGTTAAATCTGTGTATAGAAATGTACATATATTGCAGCATGGGGAGAAATGTGAAAGTAAACAGACTGGCAGGaaatagcaaataaaaaaataccttGATGAACTTATTTCTCCTGGCCTTCATTTGCACAGGAGAAATAATCTGTAAAtttcagaaatcaaaacaaaatgcttGTCCAAGTGTTTCAACATATACGTTGACCTGAAAATAATTAATACAATAGGGGGTTTTGTCTTTTCATCAACACTGGTG
Above is a genomic segment from Patagioenas fasciata isolate bPatFas1 chromosome 7, bPatFas1.hap1, whole genome shotgun sequence containing:
- the LOC136103453 gene encoding TRAF3-interacting protein 1-like; its protein translation is MLLLLQMTAFQEKPFVSEAAQKRERDLVAKEIEKFQVSIQTLCRNALTLGRIMDYMQEDMDAMKNELQMWRQENRQHAEALQKEQRNAGPPQRALGNPAHLNGSATEPRQENTHREASTLRADLMQLSKDLPETQDPTTMR